The proteins below come from a single Mya arenaria isolate MELC-2E11 chromosome 6, ASM2691426v1 genomic window:
- the LOC128237993 gene encoding cryptochrome-1-like translates to MLQESSDMPLSKPLIENLVSDKPVCIHWFRHGLRLHDNPALLDAVEDCGELYPIFIFDGEVAGTRTAGYNRMRFLLESLRDMDEQFIKDGGRLFVFTGPVLTILSNLFKEWSVSKLTFDVDVEAIWHERDTQVRRLCEEYNVECVEKVSHVLWDPKEILKNNGGRPPLTYSLFNQVAVAVGDPPRPVDVPDLSKVTYKVNTDHDKLFGIPDIHSFGVFAENEEQNQRHNIWMGGESKALDLLRHRMTVEEMAFSCGNVMPNQTFPDIAGPPLSMSAHLRFGCLSIRKLYWGLRDAYLKINPGKAFTISVVGQLMWREYFYTMSVNNINYDKMDSNPICLNIPWYEDKERLKKWEQGETGYPWIDAIMKQLKNEGWIHHVCRHATSTFLTRGDLWLSWEEGLKVFDKYLLDADWSVCAGNWMWMSSSAFEKILQCPKCFCPVRYGRKMDPDGVYIRRYLPILKNMPIRYLFEPWKAPKAVQEKAGCVIGVDYPKPMVDHGKASKECYNMMMEVKNKLIASSKEIEHCGPANSDEVGQFVWLPGTHKGICSSGKQETSEGVLCDGLLGM, encoded by the exons ATGTTGCAGGAGTCATCAGATATGCCTCTTTCAAAACCACTCATTGAAAACCTTGTAAGTGACAAACCAGTGTGCATCCACTGGTTCAGGCATGGACTGCGTCTTCACGACAATCCCGCCCTTCTTGATGCAGTAGAAGACTGTGGCGAGTTGTATCCAATCTTCATCTTTGATGGGGAAGTGGCAG GCACACGTACAGCCGGTTATAACCGCATGCGTTTCCTCTTGGAGAGCCTGCGAGACATGGATGAACAATTCATTAAAGATGGTGGACGTCTGTTTGTTTTCACCGGACCTGTCCTAACCATTCTATCCAATTTGTTCAAG GAGTGGTCAGTTTCAAAGCTGACGTTTGATGTGGACGTGGAAGCGATCTGGCACGAAAGGGACACACAGGTTCGGCGTCTCTGTGAGGAGTACAATGTTGAATGTGTCGAGAAGGTCTCGCATGTACTCTGGGATCCTAAAGA aatTTTGAAGAACAATGGCGGAAGACCCCCACTGACGTACTCGCTGTTTAATCAGGTTGCGGTTGCCGTAGGTGACCCACCTAGACCAGTAGATGTCCCTGACTTATCCAAAGTCACATACAAGGTCAATACCGACCACGACAAGTTGTTTGGCATTCCTGATATCCACTCATTCG GTGTATTTGCGGAGAATGAAGAACAGAATCAGCGCCATAATATTTGGATGGGTGGCGAGTCAAAGGCTCTGGACCTACTTCGGCATAGAATGACTGTTGAGGAAATG GCATTCAGTTGTGGTAACGTGATGCCGAACCAGACATTTCCAGACATTGCGGGCCCTCCACTTAGTATGAGTGCACACCTGAGGTTCGGCTGTCTTTCCATACGGAAGTTATACTGGGGTCTAAGGGATGCTTATCTGAAG ATAAACCCAGGTAAGGCGTTCACGATATCTGTGGTCGGCCAGCTGATGTGGCGGGAGTACTTCTACACGATGTCTGTGAACAACATAAACTACGACAAGATGGACAGCAACCCAATCTGCTTGAACATTCCCTGGTATGAGGATAAGGAAAGACTGAAGAAATGGGAACAG GGAGAGACTGGTTATCCATGGATTGACGCGATTATGAAGCAGCTGAAAAACGAGGGATGGATTCACCACGTGTGTCGTCACGCGACGTCCACCTTCCTAACCCGCGGGGATCTCTGGCTTTCTTGGGAGGAGGGACTTAAG GTGTTTGACAAGTACCTGTTGGATGCTGATTGGTCGGTGTGTGCTGGAAACTGGATGTGGATGTCTAGCTCCGCCTTTGAGAAGATTCTCCAGTGCCCAAAGTGTTTCTGCCCTGTGCGATACGGACGCAAGATGGACCCAGATGGTGTATATATTAG ACGCTACCTGCCGATATTGAAGAACATGCCCATTCGTTACCTATTTGAGCCGTGGAAGGCCCCAAAAGCCGTCCAGGAGAAGGCTGGCTGTGTTATCGGCGTAGACTACCCCAAACCAATGGTGGACCACGGAAAGGCTTCCAAGGAGTGTTACAACATGATGATGGAAGTCAAGAATAAGCTGATTGCCTCAAGCAAAG aaatcGAACACTGTGGTCCAGCCAACTCTGACGAGGTTGGCCAGTTCGTCTGGCTGCCGGGAACCCACAAAGGAATCTGCTCCTCGGGTAAACAGGAGACGAGTGAAGGGGTGCTGTGTGACGGACTCTTGGGAATGTGA
- the LOC128237994 gene encoding cryptochrome-1-like — translation MFNANLVSDKPVCIHWFRHGLRLHDNPALLNAVEDGGELYPIFIFDGEVAGTRTAGYNRMRFLLESLRDLDEQFIKDGGRLFVFIGHLVTILSKLFRELSVSKLTFDADVEAIWHERDTQVRRLCEEYNVECVEKVSHVLWDPQVILQNNGGNPPLTFSLFNKVATAVGDPPRPVASPDLSKITFKIKSDHDELFGIPDINSLGVFAESEEQDQRHNDWKGGESKALVLFQHRMRVEAMAFSCGNVMPNQTFPAVAGPPLSLSAYLRFGCLSIRKFYWALRDTFVQLNPRKAFTISVIGQLVWREYFYTMSVNNINFDKMESNPICLNIPWHEDKEKLRRWEQGETGFPWIDAIMKQLKSEGWIHHVCRHATSTFLTRGDLWLSWEEGLKVFDKYLLDADWSVCAGSWMWMSSSAFEKTLQCLKCYCPVRYGRKMDPAGVYIRRYLPVLKDMPLRYLFGPWKAPKSVQEKARCVIGEDYPEPMVDHGKASTENYSRMMEVKNKLIASGRRIDHCGPASSEEVSMFVWMPGTHKGTCSSDMETCEATDSTVCDELVEI, via the exons ATGTTTAATGCAAACCTCGTAAGTGACAAACCAGTCTGCATCCACTGGTTCAGACATGGTCTGCGTCTTCACGACAATCCCGCCCTACTTAATGCGGTAGAGGACGGTGGCGAGTTGTATCCAATCTTCATCTTTGATGGGGAAGTAGCAG GCACACGTACAGCCGGGTATAACCGGATGCGTTTTCTATTGGAGAGCCTGCGAGACCTGGATGAACAATTCATTAAAGATGGTGGACGTCTGTTTGTTTTCATTGGACATTTAGTAACCATACTATCCAAGCTGTTCAGG gaGTTGTCAGTGTCAAAGCTGACATTTGATGCGGACGTGGAAGCGATCTGGCACGAGAGGGACACACAAGTGAGGCGTCTCTGTGAGGAGTACAATGTTGAATGTGTCGAGAAGGTCTCGCATGTACTCTGGGATCCTCAAGT aattttgcaGAACAATGGCGGCAACCCACCCCTGACCTTCTCGCTGTTCAATAAAGTGGCGACGGCTGTAGGTGATCCGCCCAGGCCGGTAGCTTCCCCTGACCTATCCAAAATCACGTTCAAGATCAAAAGCGATCATGATGAGTTGTTCGGCATTCCTGATATCAACTCACTGG GTGTGTTTGCTGAAAGTGAAGAACAGGATCAGCGCCACAATGACTGGAAAGGTGGCGAGTCAAAAGCATTGGTCCTTTTCCAGCACAGAATGAGGGTTGAGGCGATG GCGTTCAGTTGTGGAAACGTGATGCCGAACCAGACGTTTCCAGCCGTTGCGGGGCCTCCACTCAGTTTAAGTGCTTACCTGAGGTTCGGCTGTCTCTCCATACGTAAATTTTACTGGGCCCTTAGGGATACTTTTGTGCAG cTTAACCCAAGGAAGGCGTTCACGATATCTGTTATCGGTCAGCTAGTCTGGCGGGAATACTTCTACACGATGTCTGTGAACAACATAAACTTCGACAAGATGGAAAGCAATCCAATCTGCCTTAACATTCCCTGGCATGAGGACAAGGAAAAGCTAAGGAGATGGGAACAG GGAGAAACGGGTTTCCCATGGATTGATGCGATTATGAAGCAGCTGAAAAGTGAGGGTTGGATTCACCACGTGTGTCGTCATGCAACATCCACCTTCCTAACCCGCGGGGACCTCTGGCTCTCTTGGGAGGAGGGACTTAAG GTATTTGACAAGTACCTGTTGGATGCTGATTGGTCGGTTTGTGCGGGAAGCTGGATGTGGATGTCTAGCTCCGCATTCGAGAAGACTCTTCAGTGTCTCAAGTGTTACTGCCCCGTGCGATACGGACGCAAAATGGACCCAGCTGGTGTCTATATCAG ACGCTACCTGCCGGTATTAAAGGACATGCCCCTTCGCTACCTGTTTGGGCCGTGGAAGGCTCCCAAGTCTGTCCAGGAGAAGGCTCGCTGTGTTATCGGCGAAGATTACCCCGAGCCTATGGTGGACCACGGGAAGGCCTCAACGGAAAACTATAGCAGGATGATGGAAGtcaaaaataaactgattgcTAGTGGCAGAC GAATCGATCACTGTGGCCCAGCAAGCTCTGAAGAGGTTAGCATGTTTGTCTGGATGCCAGGAACCCACAAAGGAACCTGTTCCTCGGACATGGAGACATGTGAAGCGACCGATTCGACAGTGTGTGACGAACTCGTGGAAATTTAA